A single Caldilineales bacterium DNA region contains:
- a CDS encoding carboxypeptidase regulatory-like domain-containing protein, whose amino-acid sequence MKLAPFSDTHPLNKPLRLLLALALALSSLALPGAFLPRVFAGDNDSPLQMRTEGSCQDASGLGVLSFGLGIDGTALGDPDPNDPLNPTNGTFTVAGIPVGATIQEAWLYWNGSDLGNAPEDNPLAFNPAVNDGDPTVTLNNVQVPFVPASNLVRVGGPAFWGTSDFSYAYRSNVLAIVTGNGAYVLKGIDNLDNYINGAELVVVYRDPARDPYYFGLADGMDIVQGSSGPASGPGTNAVIYQFDPAATSRTAKVTLFLGGAGFASGANSLWYETGNNANLPPGPPPSSNPTIIGRATATEVANPFTGLNNQNANGYWDSYTFNVTVPAGATWLAVQPDSKDGADPQRLEWVGSNMEMPLACPEYTLTKTRTTADFVQAGQAVTFDIVVTNTGNTDIITATLRDNYDTTYLTYGFGGNFSTPASNDNINDGQIDWATGQGIGPILFGQAKTVTVRFTAVQSTEPIVGPPADRTINTASTLTVADQNGEAAPPTSDTDDVEITNPSVTVVKTLLIPADGSTAVGGQVQWRIRVTNSGDTTLNTVPLADTYNTTYLSYGYSGSFSSPASNDNTNDGTLNWSDITGAGSLAPGNFIDVTVNMTAVASTQALANDQTINTATVSGAVDENGDTPPTASDTEPVEIGNPAVTVLKTLLIPADGSTAVNAQVQWRLRVTNSGDTILTTVPLADTYDTTYLTYGYAGSFSSPASNDNTDDGALNWTDITGAGSLAPGNFIDVTVNMTAKASTQLLANDQTINTATVTGAVDENNDTAPTASDTEPVEIGGPGVRVIKTLVIPASGSASVGGQVQWRLNVTNIGDTALTTVPLADTYDTAYLIYGFGGTFSTPVASNDNVDDGALNWTDITGAGSLAPGSSIDIFVNMTAEASTQSLPNQQTINTATVTGAVDENNDPVPPSTDDEPVRIISGGAIGDYVWYDANADGIQDVTEDGIGNVTVDLWLDDGDNVLDPGDTFIGTETTGADGGYIFKDLGAGTYIVDVTDTNGILSGLTHTLGLESQTDPFVVTIGVGEFYEDADFGYVRTPTAGNGVIGDTVWNDQNQNGVQDPGEPGLPGVTVTLKTPGPDGIPGNGDDVTVSSTTTDPNGNYLFNNVPPGIYYVDATAGVPAGLTPSPAAPDPTTVFVLAAGDQYLDADIGFYDAGVQDILGTIGNLVFRDLGNDGVFNVGTDSPFGGVSVDLIRDTDNDGVWDAGEPIVATTTTATTLGPNNSNYLFTGLTAGRYLVAVSDTANVLASYSPTVLGVANVDNNSQAQPYPVNLAAGANVITADFGYVLSSPPGDNGVIGNQVWNDVDGDGIYNPASGDTGIEGVTIDLLDNANNVLATVTTGPSGDYSFTGLPAGTYKVRVTDTANVLAGYLVTTLPADQVSDNTNKLQAFTVVLAADEIKLTADFGYIRPGAIGDFVWYDANADAIQDVGEPGIPFVTVDLYDAGPNGVAGGGDDVLLQSTMTDADGGYIFKDLLPGTYYVDVTDVNGNLSGLTHTIGAQSQPDPSNPISLGVGEVYKDADFGYYQQPTIPGNAVVGDLVWYDQNQNGIQDPGEPGIPGVSVQLIDATTNLPVGAPVVTDQNGNYLFPNVPPGTYYVQASGAPLTNLTPSPNAPNPTATFTVGPNEQYLDADLGFYDAPGGTNVLGTIGNQVFKDVNKDGIYGAGDAPFVGVSVDLIHDLDNDNVWDVGEPVIATDTTDQNGQYSFTGVPAGNYLVHVSDTNAVLLDYVQTATTGPANVDNRNQLDPYDVTLAAGGTNNTADFGYYAANREDIGVLGNQVWTESDYNGVYDPASGDVGQAGVTVDLYLNGSYYATTTTGASGDYSFTGLPSGVYSVEVTDVQGVLSGYAVTLYPVNQTADNNNKVQAYGINLPQAGINLTGDFGYILPGAIGDYVWYDANADAIQDVTESGLGNVTVDLWKDNNNSGTIDGGDTLIGTKTTGLDGGYLFTDLLPGAYIVDVTDTNGILAGLSHTTGLQSQVDPYALTLVAGQSALDADFGYVRIPTSGGVIGDTVWMDNNQNGVQDPGEPGIPGVTVTLKTPGLDGIPGNGDDVTVSSTTTNPNGNYLFSNVPAGTYYVDATAGVPAGLTSSPAAPDPTTVFVLAAGDQYLDADIGFFDGGTPNTGSIGGTVWKDTPTTDGILAGGEPRFPGVTVDLLSGGNVVATAVTDQNGDFLFSGLQPGTYQVQVTDTANVLANYDPTTIIGGVADGTNKAQPYSVTIAAGGSNTTADFGYIPSDNTGHAGVIGNQVFNDVDGDGIFNPANGDTGIEGVTVELLDGANNVLATTTTGPTGLYIFNGLSAGVYQVRVTDTANVLAGYLVTTLGPTPGADNNNQAQAYTIVLPVDGINMTADFGYIRPGAIGDFVWYDADADAIQDVGEPGIPFVTVDLYSVGPNGVKGGGDDVLLQSTMTDADGGYIFKDLLPGTYYVDVTDVNGNLSGLTHTVGAQSQPDSSNPIVLSVGEVDKTADFGYYQQPTIPGNAVVGDLVWYDQNQNGIQDPGELGIPGVTVQLRRTSDNALIATTTTDQNGNYLFPNVPPETYYVDVTAGVPAGLSFSAGAPDPTASFTVVANQQYLNADIGFYDAPGGTNVLGTIGNQVFEDVDKDGIYAGGDTPLVGVSVDLIRDLDNDNVWDVNEPVIATDTTDQNGQYSFTGVPAGNYLVHVSDTNAVLLDYVQTATTGPANVDNRNQLDPYDVTLAAGATNNTADFGFYQANREDIGVLGNQVWTEVDYNGVYDPASKDIGQAGVTVDLYRNGVLYATTTTGASGDYSFTGLPSGVYAVDVTDVQNVLAGYIDTLFPVNQTADNNNKIQNYGINLPQAGVNLTGDFGYIKPVTIGDFVFVDPNANKVQDPSETTGLPNVPITATNLSTGQVFTTLTSPTGFYQFVNLPPGTYSVAAPASLPLYLRTTDSPIVRTLPAGTVDNNFDFGYINPTAVTIASLYSSTSKQGVTIHWSTIFEEGSDRFYVYRSLSENGQRTLLTPNGIASQGNPEGASYQYLDATATLGKTYFYWVEVRPQGDLHGPVVVSYLTPDAGALKIFLPNVVRRH is encoded by the coding sequence ATGAAACTTGCACCCTTTAGCGACACCCACCCCCTCAACAAGCCTTTACGCCTGTTGCTGGCGTTGGCGTTGGCGTTGTCTTCGTTGGCGTTGCCGGGGGCCTTTTTGCCCCGGGTCTTTGCCGGCGACAACGACAGCCCGCTGCAGATGCGCACCGAAGGCAGCTGTCAGGATGCCTCCGGCCTGGGCGTCCTGAGTTTTGGTCTGGGCATCGACGGCACCGCCCTTGGCGACCCAGACCCCAATGACCCGCTCAACCCCACCAACGGCACCTTCACCGTGGCGGGCATTCCCGTAGGCGCCACCATCCAGGAAGCCTGGCTGTATTGGAACGGCTCGGACCTGGGCAATGCGCCGGAGGACAACCCGCTGGCCTTCAACCCGGCGGTCAACGATGGCGACCCCACGGTGACCCTGAACAACGTCCAGGTTCCCTTCGTCCCGGCATCCAATCTCGTGCGCGTCGGCGGCCCCGCCTTCTGGGGCACATCCGATTTTTCGTATGCCTATCGCTCGAACGTGCTCGCCATCGTCACCGGCAATGGCGCCTATGTACTGAAGGGCATCGACAACCTGGATAACTACATCAACGGCGCCGAGCTGGTGGTCGTCTATCGTGACCCGGCCCGGGATCCCTATTACTTCGGTCTGGCCGACGGCATGGACATCGTCCAGGGTTCCAGCGGCCCCGCCTCTGGCCCTGGCACCAACGCCGTCATCTACCAGTTCGACCCGGCTGCCACCAGCCGCACCGCCAAAGTGACATTGTTCCTGGGCGGGGCCGGTTTTGCCAGCGGCGCCAACTCGCTGTGGTACGAGACCGGGAATAATGCCAATCTGCCGCCCGGCCCGCCGCCTTCCAGCAACCCCACCATCATCGGCCGCGCCACCGCCACCGAGGTGGCCAACCCCTTCACCGGCCTCAACAACCAGAACGCCAACGGTTACTGGGACAGCTACACCTTCAATGTCACCGTCCCCGCCGGCGCCACCTGGTTGGCCGTCCAGCCCGATTCCAAGGATGGCGCCGACCCGCAGCGGCTGGAGTGGGTGGGTTCCAACATGGAGATGCCGCTGGCCTGTCCTGAGTACACCCTGACCAAGACGCGCACGACCGCGGACTTCGTCCAAGCCGGACAGGCAGTGACCTTCGATATCGTGGTCACCAACACCGGCAACACCGACATCATCACCGCCACCCTGCGCGACAACTACGACACCACCTACCTGACCTACGGCTTCGGCGGCAACTTCAGCACCCCCGCCTCCAACGACAACATCAACGATGGCCAGATCGACTGGGCAACCGGCCAGGGCATCGGCCCCATCCTCTTCGGCCAGGCGAAGACCGTTACTGTGCGTTTCACGGCCGTACAGAGCACCGAACCGATCGTCGGCCCGCCCGCCGACCGCACCATCAACACGGCTTCGACCTTGACCGTGGCTGACCAGAACGGCGAAGCCGCGCCCCCCACCAGCGACACCGACGACGTCGAGATCACCAACCCCAGCGTCACCGTCGTCAAAACCCTGCTCATCCCGGCGGATGGCTCGACGGCGGTGGGTGGGCAAGTGCAGTGGCGGATTCGGGTGACCAACAGCGGCGACACGACGCTGAACACCGTGCCCCTGGCCGACACCTACAACACCACCTATCTGAGCTACGGCTACAGCGGCAGCTTCAGCAGCCCGGCCAGCAACGACAACACCAACGATGGCACGCTGAACTGGAGCGACATCACCGGCGCTGGCAGCCTGGCCCCCGGCAACTTCATCGATGTCACCGTCAACATGACGGCCGTCGCCAGCACCCAGGCCCTGGCCAACGACCAAACGATCAACACCGCCACCGTGTCGGGCGCAGTGGACGAAAACGGCGACACCCCGCCCACCGCCTCGGACACCGAACCGGTCGAGATCGGCAACCCGGCCGTGACCGTGCTCAAGACCCTGCTCATCCCTGCCGACGGCTCGACTGCGGTCAATGCCCAGGTGCAGTGGCGGCTGCGGGTGACGAACAGCGGCGACACGATCCTCACCACCGTCCCGCTGGCCGACACCTACGACACCACCTATCTCACCTACGGTTACGCCGGCAGCTTCAGCAGCCCGGCCAGCAACGACAACACCGACGACGGCGCCTTGAACTGGACCGACATCACCGGCGCCGGCAGCCTGGCCCCCGGCAACTTCATCGATGTCACCGTCAACATGACGGCCAAAGCCAGCACGCAACTCCTGGCCAACGACCAGACCATCAACACCGCCACCGTGACGGGCGCAGTCGATGAGAACAACGACACCGCGCCCACGGCCTCGGACACCGAGCCGGTCGAGATTGGCGGCCCCGGCGTGCGGGTGATCAAGACGCTTGTCATCCCGGCCAGCGGCTCGGCCTCAGTAGGCGGGCAGGTGCAGTGGCGGCTGAATGTGACCAACATCGGCGACACCGCCCTGACCACCGTCCCCCTGGCCGACACCTACGACACCGCTTACCTGATCTATGGCTTCGGCGGCACTTTCAGCACGCCGGTCGCCAGCAATGACAACGTCGACGACGGCGCCCTGAACTGGACCGACATCACCGGCGCCGGCAGCCTGGCCCCTGGCAGTTCCATTGACATCTTCGTCAACATGACGGCCGAAGCCAGCACGCAAAGCCTGCCCAACCAGCAGACGATCAACACCGCCACCGTGACCGGCGCCGTGGACGAAAACAACGACCCCGTCCCACCCTCGACCGATGACGAACCGGTGCGCATCATTTCTGGTGGCGCCATCGGCGACTATGTGTGGTACGACGCCAACGCCGACGGCATCCAGGATGTGACCGAAGACGGCATCGGCAACGTCACCGTCGATCTGTGGCTGGATGATGGCGACAACGTGCTCGACCCCGGCGACACCTTCATCGGCACCGAAACCACCGGCGCCGACGGCGGCTACATCTTCAAAGACCTGGGCGCCGGCACCTACATCGTCGATGTCACCGACACCAACGGCATCCTCTCTGGCCTGACCCACACCCTCGGCCTCGAAAGCCAGACCGATCCCTTCGTCGTCACCATCGGCGTGGGTGAGTTCTACGAGGACGCCGACTTCGGCTATGTCCGCACCCCCACGGCCGGCAACGGCGTCATCGGCGACACGGTCTGGAATGACCAGAACCAGAACGGCGTCCAGGATCCGGGCGAACCCGGTCTCCCTGGCGTCACCGTCACCCTCAAGACCCCCGGCCCCGATGGCATCCCCGGCAACGGCGATGATGTCACCGTCAGTTCCACCACCACCGACCCCAACGGCAACTACTTGTTCAACAATGTGCCGCCGGGAATCTACTATGTGGATGCCACCGCCGGTGTGCCTGCCGGCCTGACGCCCTCGCCGGCTGCGCCCGACCCGACCACCGTCTTCGTCCTGGCTGCGGGCGACCAGTATCTGGATGCCGACATCGGCTTCTACGATGCCGGCGTCCAGGATATCCTGGGCACCATCGGCAACCTGGTCTTCCGCGATCTCGGCAACGATGGCGTCTTCAACGTCGGCACCGATAGCCCGTTCGGCGGCGTCAGCGTCGACCTGATCCGCGACACGGACAACGACGGCGTCTGGGATGCCGGCGAACCGATTGTGGCCACCACGACCACGGCCACCACGCTCGGCCCCAACAACAGCAACTACCTCTTCACCGGGCTGACGGCCGGCCGCTACCTGGTGGCCGTCTCCGATACGGCCAACGTCCTGGCCAGCTACAGCCCCACCGTCCTCGGCGTCGCCAACGTCGACAACAACAGCCAGGCCCAGCCCTATCCCGTCAACCTGGCTGCGGGCGCCAATGTCATCACCGCCGACTTCGGCTACGTTCTCAGCAGCCCGCCCGGCGATAACGGCGTCATCGGCAACCAGGTCTGGAACGATGTCGATGGCGACGGCATCTACAACCCGGCCAGCGGCGACACCGGCATCGAAGGCGTCACCATCGACCTGCTCGACAACGCCAACAACGTCCTGGCCACGGTCACAACCGGCCCCAGCGGTGACTACAGCTTCACCGGCTTGCCCGCCGGCACCTACAAAGTGCGTGTGACCGACACCGCCAATGTGCTGGCCGGCTACCTGGTCACCACCCTGCCCGCCGACCAGGTTTCGGACAACACCAACAAGCTGCAAGCCTTTACGGTGGTGTTGGCGGCGGACGAAATTAAGCTGACCGCCGACTTCGGCTACATCCGGCCCGGCGCCATCGGCGATTTCGTCTGGTACGACGCCAACGCCGACGCCATCCAGGATGTAGGCGAACCCGGCATCCCCTTCGTCACCGTCGATCTGTACGACGCTGGCCCCAACGGCGTGGCGGGCGGCGGCGATGATGTCCTGCTGCAATCGACCATGACCGACGCCGACGGCGGCTACATCTTCAAGGACCTGCTCCCCGGCACCTACTATGTCGATGTCACCGACGTCAACGGCAACCTGAGCGGCCTGACCCACACCATCGGCGCCCAGAGCCAGCCCGACCCCAGCAATCCCATCAGCCTGGGCGTGGGCGAAGTCTACAAGGATGCCGACTTCGGCTACTACCAGCAGCCGACCATCCCCGGCAACGCCGTGGTGGGCGACCTGGTGTGGTACGACCAGAACCAGAACGGCATCCAGGACCCCGGCGAACCGGGCATCCCCGGCGTAAGCGTGCAACTGATCGACGCCACCACCAATCTGCCCGTCGGCGCCCCGGTTGTCACCGACCAGAACGGCAACTACCTCTTCCCCAACGTGCCGCCCGGAACCTACTATGTCCAAGCCAGCGGCGCTCCCCTTACCAATCTCACCCCCTCGCCCAACGCCCCCAACCCGACCGCAACCTTCACCGTTGGCCCCAATGAGCAGTATCTGGATGCCGACCTCGGCTTCTACGATGCGCCCGGCGGCACCAACGTCCTCGGCACGATCGGCAACCAGGTCTTCAAGGATGTCAACAAAGATGGCATCTACGGCGCCGGCGACGCGCCCTTCGTGGGCGTCAGCGTCGACCTCATCCACGACCTGGATAACGACAACGTCTGGGATGTCGGCGAACCGGTCATCGCCACCGACACCACCGACCAGAACGGCCAGTACTCGTTCACCGGCGTCCCTGCCGGCAACTACCTGGTGCACGTTAGCGACACCAACGCCGTCCTCCTCGATTACGTCCAGACGGCCACGACCGGCCCCGCCAATGTCGATAACCGCAACCAGCTCGACCCCTACGACGTGACCCTGGCCGCCGGCGGCACCAACAACACCGCTGACTTCGGTTACTATGCCGCCAACCGCGAGGACATCGGCGTGCTCGGCAACCAGGTCTGGACCGAGAGCGACTACAACGGCGTCTACGACCCGGCCAGCGGCGACGTTGGTCAGGCAGGTGTGACCGTCGATCTCTACCTGAACGGCTCCTACTACGCCACCACCACCACCGGCGCCAGCGGCGACTACTCGTTCACCGGTCTGCCGTCGGGCGTGTACAGCGTCGAAGTGACAGACGTGCAGGGCGTGCTCAGCGGCTACGCCGTCACACTCTACCCGGTCAACCAGACCGCCGACAACAACAACAAGGTGCAGGCCTACGGCATCAACCTGCCGCAGGCGGGCATCAACCTCACCGGCGACTTCGGCTACATCTTGCCCGGCGCCATCGGCGACTACGTCTGGTACGACGCTAACGCCGACGCCATCCAGGATGTGACCGAGTCGGGTCTGGGCAACGTCACCGTCGATCTGTGGAAGGACAACAACAACAGTGGCACCATCGATGGCGGCGACACCCTCATCGGCACCAAGACGACCGGTCTCGACGGCGGCTATCTCTTCACCGACCTGCTGCCTGGCGCCTACATCGTCGATGTCACCGACACCAACGGCATCCTGGCCGGTCTCAGCCACACCACCGGGCTGCAAAGCCAGGTCGATCCCTACGCCCTCACGCTCGTTGCCGGCCAGTCCGCTCTGGACGCCGACTTCGGCTACGTGCGCATCCCCACCTCGGGCGGCGTCATCGGCGACACCGTGTGGATGGACAACAACCAGAACGGCGTCCAGGATCCGGGCGAACCCGGCATCCCCGGCGTCACCGTCACCCTCAAGACCCCCGGCCTCGATGGCATCCCCGGCAACGGCGATGATGTCACCGTCAGCTCCACCACAACCAACCCCAATGGCAACTACCTCTTCAGCAATGTGCCGGCGGGAACCTACTATGTGGATGCGACCGCCGGTGTGCCTGCCGGTCTGACCTCTTCGCCGGCCGCGCCCGACCCGACCACCGTCTTCGTCCTGGCCGCGGGCGACCAGTATCTGGACGCCGACATCGGCTTCTTCGACGGCGGCACACCCAACACCGGCTCGATCGGCGGCACCGTCTGGAAGGATACGCCGACCACCGACGGCATCCTCGCTGGCGGCGAGCCTCGCTTCCCCGGCGTCACCGTCGATCTGCTCAGCGGCGGCAATGTCGTCGCCACGGCCGTCACCGACCAGAACGGCGACTTCCTCTTCAGCGGCCTGCAGCCCGGCACCTACCAGGTGCAGGTGACCGACACGGCCAACGTGCTGGCGAACTACGACCCGACGACGATCATCGGCGGTGTGGCCGACGGCACCAACAAGGCCCAGCCCTACAGCGTCACCATCGCCGCCGGCGGCTCTAACACCACCGCCGACTTCGGTTACATCCCCAGCGACAACACCGGCCACGCCGGCGTGATCGGCAACCAGGTCTTCAATGACGTGGACGGCGATGGCATCTTCAACCCGGCCAACGGCGACACCGGCATCGAAGGCGTGACGGTCGAGCTGCTGGACGGCGCCAACAACGTCCTCGCCACCACCACCACCGGCCCCACCGGCCTCTACATCTTCAACGGGCTGTCGGCGGGCGTCTATCAGGTGCGCGTGACCGACACCGCCAACGTCCTGGCCGGCTACCTGGTCACCACCCTCGGCCCCACCCCTGGCGCCGACAACAACAACCAGGCCCAGGCCTACACCATCGTCCTGCCGGTCGATGGCATCAACATGACCGCCGACTTCGGTTACATCCGGCCCGGCGCCATCGGCGACTTCGTCTGGTACGACGCCGACGCCGATGCCATCCAGGATGTGGGCGAACCCGGCATCCCCTTCGTCACTGTCGATCTCTACAGCGTCGGCCCGAACGGCGTCAAGGGCGGCGGCGATGATGTCCTGTTGCAGTCGACCATGACCGACGCCGACGGCGGCTACATCTTCAAGGACCTGCTCCCCGGCACCTACTATGTCGACGTCACCGACGTCAACGGCAACCTGAGCGGTTTGACGCACACTGTGGGCGCCCAGAGCCAGCCCGATAGCAGCAACCCCATCGTCCTCAGCGTGGGCGAGGTGGATAAGACCGCCGACTTCGGCTACTACCAGCAGCCCACCATCCCCGGCAACGCCGTCGTCGGCGACCTGGTGTGGTACGACCAGAACCAGAACGGCATCCAGGACCCCGGCGAACTGGGCATCCCCGGTGTGACCGTGCAACTGCGTCGCACCAGCGATAACGCCCTTATCGCCACCACCACAACCGACCAGAACGGCAACTACCTCTTCCCCAACGTCCCGCCCGAAACGTACTATGTGGACGTGACCGCCGGCGTGCCGGCAGGGCTGTCGTTCTCGGCTGGCGCGCCCGATCCTACGGCCAGCTTCACCGTCGTCGCCAACCAGCAATACCTGAACGCCGACATCGGCTTCTACGATGCGCCCGGCGGCACCAACGTCCTCGGCACGATCGGCAACCAGGTCTTCGAGGATGTCGACAAAGATGGCATCTACGCCGGCGGCGACACCCCGTTGGTGGGCGTCAGCGTCGACCTCATCCGCGACCTGGACAACGACAACGTCTGGGATGTCAACGAACCGGTCATCGCCACCGACACCACCGACCAGAACGGCCAGTACTCGTTCACCGGCGTCCCTGCCGGCAACTACCTGGTGCACGTCAGCGACACCAACGCCGTCCTCCTCGACTACGTCCAGACGGCCACGACCGGCCCCGCCAATGTGGACAACCGCAACCAGCTCGACCCCTACGACGTGACCCTGGCCGCCGGCGCCACCAACAACACCGCTGACTTCGGTTTCTACCAGGCCAACCGCGAGGACATCGGCGTGCTTGGCAACCAGGTCTGGACTGAGGTTGACTACAACGGCGTCTACGACCCGGCCAGCAAGGACATCGGCCAGGCAGGCGTAACCGTCGACCTGTATCGCAACGGTGTGCTGTACGCCACTACAACGACGGGCGCCAGCGGCGACTACTCGTTCACCGGGCTGCCTTCGGGCGTGTACGCGGTGGATGTGACCGATGTCCAAAATGTCCTGGCGGGTTACATCGACACCCTGTTCCCGGTCAATCAGACCGCCGACAACAACAACAAGATCCAGAACTACGGCATCAACCTGCCGCAGGCGGGCGTGAATCTGACCGGCGACTTCGGCTACATCAAGCCCGTCACGATTGGCGACTTCGTCTTCGTCGATCCCAACGCCAACAAGGTGCAGGATCCGTCGGAAACCACCGGCCTGCCGAACGTGCCCATCACCGCCACCAACCTCAGCACCGGCCAGGTCTTCACCACCCTGACCAGCCCCACCGGCTTCTATCAGTTCGTCAACCTGCCTCCGGGCACCTACTCGGTCGCAGCGCCGGCGTCGTTGCCGCTCTATCTGCGCACTACCGACTCGCCGATCGTACGCACCCTGCCCGCCGGCACGGTTGACAACAACTTCGACTTCGGTTACATCAACCCCACCGCCGTCACCATCGCCAGCCTCTACTCCAGCACCAGCAAGCAAGGCGTCACCATCCACTGGAGCACGATCTTCGAGGAAGGCAGCGACCGCTTCTACGTCTATCGCAGTCTCAGCGAGAACGGCCAGCGCACCCTGCTCACCCCGAACGGCATCGCTTCTCAGGGCAACCCTGAAGGCGCAAGCTACCAGTACCTGGATGCCACCGCCACCCTGGGCAAGACCTACTTCTACTGGGTCGAGGTGCGGCCGCAGGGCGACCTGCACGGCCCGGTGGTCGTCTCCTACCTCACACCCGACGCCGGCGCCCTCAAGATCTTCCTGCCCAACGTCGTGCGTCGCCACTAA
- a CDS encoding DUF3344 domain-containing protein — MSTSATSTALPHHRRRKAVVILVLLLALPTLLLGSAQAGDADRSLQVRTLGACNETAARGVVMAALGTDQVSGGTLNVSGIPTGATVVEAWLYWNGDDDGNNVEDDPALFNPTLHDGDPTITIAGIQAPNPQRVGGPANWVGVRNVYGYAYRSDVSGIVTGNGSYVVDGMDNFSGEQGYNNGIELVAVYQRPNTAPTFVGLGEGLDLIYGSNGPNVGPGSIAPLFRFRSGLDKRQAQVTVFLGGVEPGGQTSLWYQTGINLPPFPQTLRIAGNPEAIEVKNPFDGHHNQNDNGFWDSYTAAVTVPAGATWLAVQVESKNAQSPQTPAVIDWVGAVVQMPLSCTLQVYLPHLLRSHH; from the coding sequence GTGTCAACTTCTGCCACTAGCACTGCCCTGCCCCACCACCGGCGCCGAAAGGCGGTGGTCATTCTCGTCCTCCTCCTGGCGCTGCCCACGCTATTGCTCGGCAGCGCCCAGGCCGGAGACGCCGACCGTAGCCTGCAAGTCCGCACCTTGGGCGCCTGCAACGAAACCGCCGCCCGCGGCGTGGTGATGGCCGCCTTGGGAACTGACCAAGTCAGTGGCGGTACGCTCAATGTGTCCGGCATCCCAACCGGCGCCACTGTCGTCGAAGCCTGGTTATATTGGAACGGCGACGACGACGGCAACAATGTCGAAGACGACCCGGCCCTTTTCAACCCAACACTCCATGATGGCGACCCGACCATCACGATCGCTGGCATCCAGGCGCCTAACCCGCAGCGCGTGGGCGGCCCGGCCAACTGGGTCGGCGTCCGCAATGTCTATGGCTATGCCTACCGTTCGGATGTCTCCGGCATTGTCACTGGCAATGGCAGCTATGTGGTCGATGGCATGGACAACTTCAGCGGCGAGCAAGGCTATAACAACGGCATCGAACTGGTGGCCGTCTACCAACGGCCCAATACAGCGCCCACCTTTGTTGGCCTGGGCGAAGGTCTCGACCTGATCTACGGCAGCAACGGGCCAAACGTCGGGCCGGGCAGCATCGCCCCCCTCTTCCGCTTCCGGTCGGGGCTGGACAAACGCCAGGCACAGGTGACGGTCTTCCTGGGCGGCGTCGAGCCGGGCGGCCAGACATCGCTCTGGTATCAGACCGGAATCAACCTGCCCCCCTTCCCCCAAACCTTGCGCATCGCCGGCAACCCCGAAGCGATCGAAGTCAAGAATCCTTTCGACGGCCACCACAACCAGAACGACAACGGCTTCTGGGATAGCTACACCGCCGCCGTCACGGTGCCGGCCGGCGCCACCTGGCTGGCGGTGCAGGTCGAATCCAAGAACGCGCAGTCGCCACAGACGCCCGCCGTCATCGATTGGGTCGGCGCCGTCGTGCAGATGCCGCTCTCGTGCACCCTCCAGGTCTATCTGCCGCACCTGCTGCGCAGCCATCATTGA